TTTACTTACAGTCACGATAATTCCATTAAGGCGGTACAACAGGGCGTCGTAGACGGAGCGGCGGTGGAGAGCCTTGTTTTCAAGCATATGGCTGAGAAAGAACCGGAAATCATCAACGATCTTAAAATAATCAAGAAATCTCCTGCATATTTTTCACCTCCGGTGGTGGTCCGGCCCGGTTTGCCGGAGGAACTCAAGAAACAGTTGAAAGAGTTTTTCATAAATCTGGATTCTAGTGGAGAGGGAAGGTATATTTTGGACAAGATGGGCCTGGAAGGTTACCGGCAGGTGGAGGATTCAGATTATGATTCTGTCCGGTTACTGGGAAAGGTAGTGCAGAGTCATGAAAAATAAATTGTTATCCCGTCTTTTTTACACCGCGTTTAACCTGGTTGGAGTTAGAGCGAAAATTATGGGTATTGCTGTGATGCTGGTGCTTCTCTTAGGTACGTTGCAAATCTGGCAGGTAGAAACCAGTTTTACTAGGATTTTGCGGCAGGAGCTAACTAAACAGGGTGTCTCCTTAGGGCGTTACTTAGCGGCTCGGAGCGAGAATCTTTTGTTAACCAATAATATTTATGGCCTGTACGAGCTGGTCCGTGACACTATGGATAACAATCCGGAAGTGAAGTACATCCTGCTTATAGATTCTGAGGGCCAGTTAGTCATCAATAGTTTTGGTAAAGGTATTCCCCGCGGACTGTTAAATTTTAATAAAGTGGGGGAAGGACAGGAATACAGTCGGCGGATATTTTCCACGGGGGAAGAGCTGGTGCAGGATGTGGCGATTCCTATTGCCAACGGCAAATTGGGCCAGGTGCGACTGGGATTATCTGAAATCGGTATCGTTACCGCCGTGGAAAGAATGCAGAGCCAGCTCTGGCTCAGTACTTTAGTGATCTCACTTCTAGGGGTAGGAGTGGCGTACCTGTTGTCGGCTTTAATTAACCGGCCTCTTAGAGAGTTGGTAACCGCTACCAAGAATATTGGGGAAGGAAAGTTGAGTTACCGTGTCCCGCTGGACTGGATCAAAGATGAATTGGGACAATTGGCAAGAGCTTTTAATGAAATGGCTGATAAATTACAAGAAGCAGAAAAGGAACAAGCCCGGCTGTGGCAGGAGGTACTAAGAAAAGAAAGGATGCGTCGATATCTGTTAAGTAAAATAATTTCCGCTCAGGAGGAAGAGCGGCTGCGTATATCGCGGGAATTGCATGACGAGACGGGACAGGCTTTAAGCAGCGTTAACCTGGCCTTGGCTTCCTTGGACGGTGTACAGGACCCTCAGGAGTTTCGTCGAAGAGTGAAATTGATGCAGGAGACGGTAACTAAGGCGCTGGAAGATATTCATTTGTTGTGCCGGCAACTGCGCCCCAGTGTGCTGGACAAACTGGGCCTGGCGGTGGCTGTGCAACGTCTGGTCCGGGATTGTTCCATGCGCTGGGGGAAAGATATCGGACTGACGGTGACCGGTTTTGATACGGAGATTATTCCGGATGAAGTGAAAATAGCTGTTTACAGGATTGTTCAGGAGGCTCTAGGAAATGCTTTGCGCCATTCTCAAGCGGAAAATATCAGTGTGGTACTTCAGAAAACGGAAAATAAAATTCTGGCCATCGTGGAAGATGACGGTGTCGGTTTTGATATAAATGAAATGCAGAACAAGGATATTGAGGAAAAACATCTTGGGCTTTTTGGTATGCAGGAAAGAGCAGAATTACTGGGCGGAAAGTTAAATATAGAATCAGCTTTGGGTAAAGGGACTACTATATACGTTGAACTACCCCTGGAGGGGAGGGTTAGTCATGCAACAGAGAAAGTTAAAAGTGCTGTTGGTGGATGACCATGTGGTCTTACTGAGCGGCCTGTGTTTGCTGTTAGAGAATACAAATGATCTGGAAGTGGTGGGTAAAGCTACGGACCGTATGTCGGCCCTGGAACAATGCCGAAAACTCAAACCGGATGTATTGCTGCTGGATATAAACCTCGGGGATAATAGTGGGCTTGATTTAATACCGGAAGTCCAAAGGATTAGTCCCGAAACCAATATATTACTGCTTACCATGTATGATGAAGAAGATTATTTGCAGCGCGCGTTGGAACTTGGTGCTAGAGGATATATTCTCAAAAAGGCTTCGGACCAGGAGTTGCTGGCGGCGGTGAGGGCGGTAGGTCAGGGGGGCACTTACCTTGATCCTGCTATTGCTACTTCGGTGGTTAATTTGGCTTTGGGGAGGAAAAAGAAAGGTGAAGAAAGACCTTCCAGCAATGGTGTGTTGAGCTCCAGGGAAAAAGAAGTTTTGGGATTGGTGGCTTTAGGATATACCAATCAACAGATTGCTGATGAGTTAACCATAAGTATAAAAACGGTGGAGACGCATAAGGCTAATATCAAGGAAAAGCTGGGGATAAAAAAGCGGTCGGACCTGGTACGTTATGCCCTGGAAAACAACTTGATGCCTGAAAAGTAAGGATGTTTCTAGCGTAGGTATTAAAAAGTAATAAAAGAGAAGGCTTCGAGCCGGCTGTGCATATGACAAAATTAGACCTTCTTAAAATTTTTCCGGTTAAAACCCCGATTCGTCGGAGGGCGTTTCGGGGTTTTTTGCTGAGCATTTTAGATATGATGCCCGATACAAAACAAAACATAATTGTGCCAAAATGTACATAGAAAGCTGCCCATAAGGAGGGAGAGGGTATTCTTGCATAAATTGTGGAGAGGAGTGAGCAGATGGCTGAAAAACTTTACGGAATGGTGATTGATCTGCGTCGTTGCGTAGGCTGTCACGCCTGTCGCGTAGCTTGTAAAAGCGAAAATAACGTGCCGTTAAAGGTATTCCGCACGTGGGTTAAAGATGTGGAAAAAGGTATCTATCCCAACGTCAGCAGGCATTATCTGCCTCGCCTGTGCAATCACTGCGCTAACGCTCCATGTGTTAAAGTTTGTCCGGTGAAGGCTTCCTACCGGAACGAAGATGGAGTAGTGATGATTGATTACGACAGATGCATCGGCTGCAAATATTGTATTGCTGCCTGTCCCTATGATTCTCGGTTTATTAACCCCATACGCAAAACGGCTGAAAAGTGCGATTTTTGTTATCACCGGGTAAGCCGCGGGTATGAGCCCGCCTGTGTTTCGACGTGCGTGGGAGGGGCCAGGGTATTCGGTGACTTGAACGATCCCAAGAGCTCTGTTTCTCAACTTTTAGCCCGTAATGCTGTACAGGTATTAAAGCCGGAACAAAATACCAGGCCTCATGTCTACTATATTCAGGCAGATAGAGGAGTCATGGGAGCTAACTTGAGAAGAATGGTGGGGGGTGAATAAAATGCCGGAATTAAACTATTTTTTTAATGTGGAACACGAGGTTTATTGGGGAATATTAATACCTCTTTACTTTTTCTATACAGGTTTGAGTGCTGGTTCCTTTGTAATTTCCAGCCTGGGCACCGTATTTGGGATTGAAAAGTATAAAGGTGTGGCCAAAGTGGGAGTGTTAATGGCCATAGTATTATTGATAATCGCCCCTATTCACCTAATTGCTGATTTGTCCCAACCGGCACGATTTCTTACTTTGCTCTACAGGGTTAACCTGCAGTCGGCTATGTCTTGGGGTGTATATCTATTGATGCTCTATCCCCTTGACCTACTGATCTACGCTTACTTTCTCTTTAAAAAAGATAAAACAGAAAAGGACCAAAAGTTGGCTAAACTTTTTGGTACCTTGGGAGTACCGTTGGCCTTGGCGGTACATGGTTATACCGGTTTTATTCTGGGTAATGTACAGGCGCGGGCTTTATGGCATACCGCACTAATGCCCTACATTTTCCTGATGTCGGCTGTAGTTTCGGGTACGGGCATGCTAATTTTAGTGATTATGTTTACAGATCGATTCCTTTCCCCTGCCAAAACCATTCTGCTCGAGCGTAGGGCCTTGCTGGCAGATATCGGAAAACTGCTCATGTGGTTTATTGTCGCTGATGCCGCTTTGTTGTTTAGCCATCTGGTGGTCCTGTGGTACGGCAATGAAGCTGGCGCGACTGCCTTATGGTATCTTTTCGAAGAGGAAGCAGTGCCCTTTATAGGTATAGAGTTGATATTAGGGATGGTGGTTCCCGTTCTGTTACTGGCATTTCGCCGGACGAGAGAAAATCTTTTCACCTTAGGACTGGCTTCTTTCCTCACCATGGTAGGAGTGCTGGCCATGCGTATTAATTTTGTGATCGGAGGTCTTAAAATACCGTTGAGTGGAGAGGAACCGGTTCGGTACTCTGTCACCTCCTTTGAGTTAACTACAGCTGTGGTATTAGGAGCCATTACCTTGGTTGCGTTATATGCATTATACCGAATGCTGCCCATTTATGAGGAAAAAGATAAACCGATCAGGCCGCATGCAGGTCCATCATCCGCTGTAGGGGAGGGTATGAGATGAAAATAACCAGAAGAAGTTTTATAAAAGGTGCTTCTGCTCTCGGAGTTATTAGTGCTCTAGGTGGGGTCAGCCAGGTTTTTGCTTCCGGCAAGAAAGTGCCGGAATATATCGCCGGTGCTCCCTTAAAAGATGCGTTAGCGGACGAAGAAGGGGTTGAGATTAAGTACAGTGTTTGTTTGCAATGCCACAGTGCCTGCACTATCCGGGTCAAAGTTGAGAATGGAGTTATCAGGAAAATAGACGGTAACCCTTACAGCCCTATGACCATGGATCCGCCTATTCCTTATGATACTCCACCCGAGGAGGCTAAAAAATACGTTGGGCGCGTCTGTGCCCGGGGACAGGCGGGGATACAGACCTGTTATGACCCCTATAGAGTGACACAGCCTCTCAAGCGCGTAGGCCCGAGGGGTTCGGGCAAATGGCAGCCTATTAGCTGGGAACAGGCGCTGACGGAAATAGTAGAAGGCGGTGACCTTTTTGGAGAAGGTCATGTAGACGGGCTCCGCGCCATTCGGGATTTGGAAACACCAATTGATCCCGGAGCACCAGAACTCGGCCCGAAAGCAAACCAGTTTGTCTTTCTGGCGGGTAGAATCGAACACGGCCGGAAAGAATTTTCAAAACGATTCGTGAAAGATGCTTTTGGATCTGTTAACTGGTTCGAGCATACCTCTA
This portion of the Calderihabitans maritimus genome encodes:
- a CDS encoding sensor histidine kinase → MKNKLLSRLFYTAFNLVGVRAKIMGIAVMLVLLLGTLQIWQVETSFTRILRQELTKQGVSLGRYLAARSENLLLTNNIYGLYELVRDTMDNNPEVKYILLIDSEGQLVINSFGKGIPRGLLNFNKVGEGQEYSRRIFSTGEELVQDVAIPIANGKLGQVRLGLSEIGIVTAVERMQSQLWLSTLVISLLGVGVAYLLSALINRPLRELVTATKNIGEGKLSYRVPLDWIKDELGQLARAFNEMADKLQEAEKEQARLWQEVLRKERMRRYLLSKIISAQEEERLRISRELHDETGQALSSVNLALASLDGVQDPQEFRRRVKLMQETVTKALEDIHLLCRQLRPSVLDKLGLAVAVQRLVRDCSMRWGKDIGLTVTGFDTEIIPDEVKIAVYRIVQEALGNALRHSQAENISVVLQKTENKILAIVEDDGVGFDINEMQNKDIEEKHLGLFGMQERAELLGGKLNIESALGKGTTIYVELPLEGRVSHATEKVKSAVGG
- a CDS encoding response regulator, whose product is MQQRKLKVLLVDDHVVLLSGLCLLLENTNDLEVVGKATDRMSALEQCRKLKPDVLLLDINLGDNSGLDLIPEVQRISPETNILLLTMYDEEDYLQRALELGARGYILKKASDQELLAAVRAVGQGGTYLDPAIATSVVNLALGRKKKGEERPSSNGVLSSREKEVLGLVALGYTNQQIADELTISIKTVETHKANIKEKLGIKKRSDLVRYALENNLMPEK
- the dsrO gene encoding sulfate reduction electron transfer complex DsrMKJOP subunit DsrO, with product MAEKLYGMVIDLRRCVGCHACRVACKSENNVPLKVFRTWVKDVEKGIYPNVSRHYLPRLCNHCANAPCVKVCPVKASYRNEDGVVMIDYDRCIGCKYCIAACPYDSRFINPIRKTAEKCDFCYHRVSRGYEPACVSTCVGGARVFGDLNDPKSSVSQLLARNAVQVLKPEQNTRPHVYYIQADRGVMGANLRRMVGGE
- the nrfD gene encoding NrfD/PsrC family molybdoenzyme membrane anchor subunit — its product is MPELNYFFNVEHEVYWGILIPLYFFYTGLSAGSFVISSLGTVFGIEKYKGVAKVGVLMAIVLLIIAPIHLIADLSQPARFLTLLYRVNLQSAMSWGVYLLMLYPLDLLIYAYFLFKKDKTEKDQKLAKLFGTLGVPLALAVHGYTGFILGNVQARALWHTALMPYIFLMSAVVSGTGMLILVIMFTDRFLSPAKTILLERRALLADIGKLLMWFIVADAALLFSHLVVLWYGNEAGATALWYLFEEEAVPFIGIELILGMVVPVLLLAFRRTRENLFTLGLASFLTMVGVLAMRINFVIGGLKIPLSGEEPVRYSVTSFELTTAVVLGAITLVALYALYRMLPIYEEKDKPIRPHAGPSSAVGEGMR